A window of Plasmodium malariae genome assembly, chromosome: 12 genomic DNA:
CGGACAAACGCCGCGGTTGAAGAGAGAAAATTAAGTGACGATGGGCACCtgcatatatacttatatatgtatgcacgtatgtacctctgtatgtgtgtatgctTATGCATAAGCATCCACTTTATACTGCATCACCCCagtttgtaatttttttttttttttattacaattttcTCACCGTTGAAACTAACGTGTTTTTTTACCCATCatctttaattattattgttttatgaAAAACTTTTATGTcctttcattaatttttatttttatcttataataaatctttttcttttagatTCATTTCCTTTTGCCATTAATTGCTATTACACAATAATGCTCCATATGTAAAGAGGAAATAATGTTTACCATAATCCTCTAATTCCGTAtgtgtttaaaaaataaaataattgctTCGTAAACCATTAATTAATTACGTACATATAGCAGATATTAATTAGAATACATGAGCATACAAAATACCgttacattatttatatatacgttcATTTCACgtaaaaatatgcacatcTTTTTGAATACAATCATATGAACTAATTATCAGTTTCGAActttaataacttttttaattttacttctGATATTGTAAAGATAACCCAACACAGTGTAAGAGACTTTTAAACTGATATTTCTACAATATTATCCTGAATTTGTAATTAGTTTTtgtttccaaaaaaaaaaaaaaaaaaaaaaaaaaaaaaaaaaaaaaaaagaaaaaaaaaaaaagaaaaaaaaaaaagcagtaAATAATGTTGTTTAATGTTTACATTTTGGAAAAGTTATGATCATATAACACGACCGTGCGATATAGATGCATCCGTCCCATATAgcataaaaatttgttattaattaaattgagaaattaaaaatatgcaccTACACTTATTTCTGTTTTGGTCTCTAATGAAAAGGGTGAAACTTTaaaaacaaagtaaaaaaaaataaagtagtAGAAATAGTCGTCCTCGTACAGCAGCAATAGGGATCGTAAGAAAACACCTTGTTAATAGATATATTACACcatcaaaaataattatatatatatactacgTAACATGGAAATAACACAACAATGGGTATAAAATCATTTGATTTGACAGAAAAAAAGGTTTACAAAAAGAATTAGCAgtgtatatttgtaaagCATATTAACAAGGCACATTAACAAGGAAAATTAACAAGGAAAATTAACAAAGCAAATTAACAAGGAAAATTAACAAGGAAAATTAACAAAGCAAATTAACAAGGAAAATTAACAAGGAAAATTAACAAAGCAAATTAACAAGGAAAATTAACAAGGAAAATTAACAAAGCAAATTAACAAGGAAAATTAACAAGGAAAATTAACAAAGCAAATTAACAAGGAAAACTAACAAAGCAAATTATCACACACATTTACCAAAAGCACTGACGAAACCCAACTTCATCACacacttaaaaataaaaaaaaaatatataaaaaagctCAAACAAATAACGCCTTTTTCAAAGTAGTGAAAATCATGTAGAGATAAAGACAATCATAAGGAAGGGAATACACTTTttccaaaataaaaatcacttttattttctctttcatgaaataaaatttagcaTTTTTGATAGAACATTtaaagcataaaaaaaaaaaaaaaatatagaataaacgcattattaatgaaataacaATTTTCTTGTGTTATGTTAAAAAACAAAGTACTAACATGTAACTGCTGTgctatttaaataaaaacgtATGTTTTGGTCTAACAGGTCTATTCTGTTATATATCTCttggtaaatatatttcattatatcaATGTAATTccttataatttcatttttctcttttactCCCGAAGCAACGAGAGACATAtccttttccatttttgcTCTTAAGGATGGCTCTGTTAAATCTACCCCGAtgtctttaaattttttataggaTAATATTAATGCGATGCCTAAATTTGTTGgtataaacaaattttttgaatttttaattacataatttCTCTTTTGTATATTCTCTATATGTTCATGCATCGTTGCATCTGTCCCAATACCAAATTTATCCATTAAGGAtagtaaattatattcagATAAGTACTTTGGTGGTTGTGTTATTCCCTCTTCTATTAGGAGACTGTATGGATAGAACTGATCATTGACTTGAAATGATggtataattttatcattccatttttcatatatataaacttctaaataatttttttttactatttttaatcCTTTACAAAAGAATTGTTCTTCCCCTATATTTGCTATAACCTTACTATTGTATCCTATTGCATCATCACTACAAACAGCTAAAAAGTGTCTACAGAtgaattcatataatttccattctttttcatctattttttctgatttgttcatattttttacggGATGTATAGGAGGATGTGCCTTATCATTTAGTTTCCCTTTTCTTGGttgtttaaaattattattttgactTAACTTAGCGGCATAGGAaccaaaaatattattctttttcatttctaagactattttatgtaaattcatactatctataaaataatttgtttctGTTCTAGGATAACTAATATATCCTTTATTGTATAACTTCTCTGCTATGCTCATACACTCTTTAGAAgagatatgaaaaaatttggaAACGAGTTTAGTCATCTGCAATGTGTTTAACGGTAATGGTTTATATTTCTTAGTatcattttcataaatattagtAATTCTACATAGAGGATTTTCTAATAACTTTTCATAAATAAGAACTACACCTAGATGATCAAACATTTTCAATCTTGACCAAGTAAAATCTACTACATTAGTGGAACTACTACCACCAGT
This region includes:
- the TOP3 gene encoding DNA topoisomerase 3, putative, with translation MARIKVLNVAEKPSVASAIADILSKGKQNKKKSYSKYNPVFTFEYKIKNDTWYMYVTSVTGHLTEQKFDDRYKNWNNTDPQELFDAKITIYIEKDKKTIENNLKKYSKDCNMLILWLDCDREGEHICFEVINTCYVTNKKLKIQRAQFSAVTEKDIIHAINNLKYPDRNLAYSVDVRREIDLRMGSIFTRFMTIRYINLVKSETNIISYGPCQFPTLGFVVNRYLDIKHFKCEYYWYIKMQFLCDMDGSSTIHSEEDSDTTTDENKEIYSARMKKNETKKKKKKTNTGGSSSTNVVDFTWSRLKMFDHLGVVLIYEKLLENPLCRITNIYENDTKKYKPLPLNTLQMTKLVSKFFHISSKECMSIAEKLYNKGYISYPRTETNYFIDSMNLHKIVLEMKKNNIFGSYAAKLSQNNNFKQPRKGKLNDKAHPPIHPVKNMNKSEKIDEKEWKLYEFICRHFLAVCSDDAIGYNSKVIANIGEEQFFCKGLKIVKKNYLEVYIYEKWNDKIIPSFQVNDQFYPYSLLIEEGITQPPKYLSEYNLLSLMDKFGIGTDATMHEHIENIQKRNYVIKNSKNLFIPTNLGIALILSYKKFKDIGVDLTEPSLRAKMEKDMSLVASGVKEKNEIIRNYIDIMKYIYQEIYNRIDLLDQNIRFYLNSTAVTC